The following are encoded in a window of Sphaerisporangium siamense genomic DNA:
- a CDS encoding benzoate-CoA ligase family protein produces the protein MRYEDVPREFNIASHFLDRNDPGRTALITPEGTATYGELSARANRIGHALRALGVGRGDRVLIALADGVDFVATWYGVQKIGAITAEVYTYLQPKDYRYYADYAEPRIVVADAVTLERLRVAGVGNLLVSGVPADLLRPGEHHFESLVAAQPAELEPAPTRSDDVAIWKFTTGSTGAPKACVLPARSPLLACEWYARGVLDMGPDDVVLPVPKLFFGYSRDMTALYPFGSGGAGIAFPERSTAERIFELIAAHRPTILVNVPTMMSAMVSHPEAAAQDLSSLRLCTSAGEALPADLHRRWMDTFGVEVLDVIGSSEVYHAYISNRPGRTRQGSLGEVVPGYRARVIDADGETLPDGEVGRLEIVGETAALEYWRAPEKSAETFPAPHTVRSGDLFTRDADGYYYYKGRADDLLKVSGVWVAPSEIENCLRSHPAVAEAAVVGYEVDGLTLPRAFVVASGEVSAAELQAFVKTTLAPHKYPRDVRFVDRLPETANGKLDRRALKEVG, from the coding sequence ATGCGGTACGAAGACGTGCCCCGCGAATTCAACATCGCGTCACACTTCCTCGATCGCAACGATCCCGGCCGCACCGCGCTGATCACCCCCGAGGGCACCGCCACCTACGGCGAGCTGTCCGCGCGGGCCAACCGGATCGGCCACGCCCTGCGCGCCCTCGGCGTCGGCAGGGGCGACCGCGTCCTGATCGCGCTCGCCGACGGCGTCGACTTCGTCGCCACCTGGTACGGCGTCCAGAAGATCGGCGCGATCACCGCCGAGGTCTACACCTACCTCCAGCCCAAGGACTACCGCTACTACGCCGACTACGCCGAACCCCGGATCGTCGTCGCCGACGCCGTCACCCTGGAGAGGCTCCGCGTCGCCGGCGTGGGAAACCTGCTGGTCTCCGGCGTGCCCGCGGACCTGCTGCGGCCCGGCGAGCACCACTTCGAGTCGCTCGTCGCCGCCCAGCCCGCCGAGCTGGAACCCGCCCCCACCCGCAGCGACGACGTCGCGATCTGGAAGTTCACCACCGGCAGCACCGGCGCGCCCAAGGCGTGCGTGCTGCCCGCGCGCAGCCCGCTGCTGGCCTGCGAGTGGTACGCCCGCGGCGTGCTCGACATGGGCCCGGACGACGTCGTCCTGCCGGTGCCCAAGCTGTTCTTCGGCTACTCCCGCGACATGACCGCGCTGTACCCGTTCGGCTCCGGCGGCGCGGGCATCGCCTTCCCCGAGCGCAGCACGGCCGAGCGGATCTTCGAGCTGATCGCCGCCCACCGCCCGACGATCCTCGTCAACGTGCCGACCATGATGAGCGCCATGGTCTCCCACCCCGAGGCCGCCGCCCAGGACCTGAGCAGCCTGCGCCTGTGCACCTCGGCCGGGGAGGCCCTGCCCGCGGACCTGCACCGCAGGTGGATGGACACCTTCGGCGTCGAGGTGCTCGACGTCATCGGCTCCTCGGAGGTGTACCACGCCTACATCTCCAACCGGCCGGGACGCACGCGCCAGGGCAGCCTCGGCGAGGTCGTCCCCGGCTACCGCGCCCGCGTGATCGACGCCGACGGCGAGACGCTGCCGGACGGCGAGGTCGGCCGCCTGGAGATCGTCGGCGAGACCGCCGCGCTGGAGTACTGGCGGGCGCCCGAGAAGTCCGCGGAGACCTTCCCCGCTCCGCACACCGTACGGTCGGGCGACCTGTTCACCCGCGACGCCGACGGCTACTACTACTACAAGGGCCGCGCCGACGACCTGCTCAAGGTCAGCGGCGTCTGGGTCGCGCCCTCCGAGATCGAGAACTGCCTCCGCTCCCACCCGGCCGTCGCCGAGGCCGCCGTGGTCGGGTACGAGGTGGACGGCCTGACGCTGCCGCGCGCGTTCGTGGTGGCCTCCGGCGAGGTGTCCGCCGCGGAGCTGCAGGCATTCGTCAAGACGACGCTGGCGCCGCACAAATACCCCCGCGACGTCAGGTTCGTCGACCGTCTCCCCGAGACCGCCAACGGCAAACTCGACCGAAGAGCCCTCAAAGAAGTGGGGTGA
- a CDS encoding kynureninase/PvdN C-terminal domain-containing protein, producing MTATATGALLTETPPFPRETPGDVSGRLAPHYSAFQVSRRLLLTGHSHQAWPDVALTGQVEAFRDAALEVDEKWGAAFAKAERVREGFRLFLGDPRADLALGASTHDLVLRFLSALDLRSRPRLITSDGEFHTLRRQLARLAEEGVEVVRVPAAPADTLAARMAAAVDDRTAAVLVSAVLFESARVVPGLDALAGACARRGAELLVDAYHALGAVPFSMEGIEDAWVVGGGYKYLQLGEGNCFLRLPAHADALRPVITGWFAEFAELSAAHRPGAVAYPTGAARYAGSTYDPTSHYRAAHVFGFFAEQGLTPAFLRAVSLRQVGLLAAAFDALGAPDDVITRDRSGSPEDFGGFLSLRTPHADRLRAGLAARGVRADARAGHLRLGPAPYLSDAQLLSAVEALDAELADRPSRTAA from the coding sequence GTGACGGCCACCGCGACCGGCGCGCTCCTCACCGAGACGCCGCCCTTCCCGCGGGAGACGCCCGGCGACGTGTCGGGGCGGCTCGCGCCGCACTACTCCGCCTTCCAGGTGTCGCGGCGGCTGCTGCTGACCGGGCACTCGCACCAGGCGTGGCCGGACGTGGCGCTGACCGGGCAGGTCGAGGCGTTCCGCGACGCCGCGCTGGAGGTGGACGAGAAGTGGGGGGCGGCGTTCGCCAAGGCCGAGCGGGTGCGCGAGGGCTTCCGCCTGTTCCTCGGCGACCCGCGCGCCGACCTGGCCCTCGGCGCGAGCACGCACGACCTGGTCCTGCGGTTCCTGTCCGCGCTCGACCTGCGGTCGCGTCCCCGCCTGATCACCTCCGACGGCGAGTTCCACACGCTGCGGCGGCAGCTCGCCCGCCTGGCGGAGGAGGGCGTCGAGGTGGTGCGGGTGCCGGCCGCGCCGGCGGACACGCTGGCGGCGCGGATGGCCGCCGCGGTGGACGACCGCACGGCCGCCGTGCTGGTCTCGGCGGTGCTGTTCGAGAGCGCCCGCGTCGTCCCCGGCCTGGACGCGCTGGCCGGCGCCTGCGCGCGGCGGGGTGCCGAGCTGCTCGTGGACGCCTACCACGCGCTCGGCGCCGTCCCGTTCTCGATGGAGGGGATCGAGGACGCCTGGGTGGTCGGGGGCGGCTACAAGTACCTGCAGCTCGGCGAGGGCAACTGCTTCCTGCGCCTGCCCGCGCACGCCGACGCGCTGCGCCCGGTGATCACCGGCTGGTTCGCGGAGTTCGCGGAGCTGTCGGCGGCGCACCGTCCCGGCGCCGTCGCCTATCCCACCGGCGCCGCCCGGTACGCGGGCTCGACCTACGACCCGACGAGCCACTACCGCGCCGCGCACGTCTTCGGCTTCTTCGCCGAGCAGGGCCTGACGCCCGCGTTCCTGCGCGCGGTGTCGCTGCGCCAGGTCGGCCTGCTGGCCGCCGCCTTCGACGCGCTCGGCGCGCCCGACGACGTCATCACCCGCGACCGCTCGGGTTCCCCAGAAGACTTCGGCGGGTTCCTGTCGCTGCGCACCCCGCACGCCGACCGCCTGCGGGCGGGCCTGGCCGCCCGCGGCGTCCGCGCCGACGCCCGCGCCGGTCACCTGCGCCTCGGCCCGGCCCCCTACCTGTCCGACGCCCAGCTCCTGTCGGCCGTCGAGGCCCTGGACGCCGAGCTGGCGGACCGGCCGTCGCGCACCGCCGCGTGA
- a CDS encoding ATP-binding cassette domain-containing protein produces the protein MSVTVERPGPAAAAVEAADGIRVVGARENNLKDVSLTIPKNKITVFTGVSGSGKSSIVFDTIGVEAQRQLNGTFPAFIRNQLPKYERPQADAIENLTAPVVVDQKPVGGNARSTVGTMTDIYSVIRALFARHGSPTDGLVSTYSFNDPKGMCPECDGLGQAVRADPDLMFDKAKSLNEGAILLPNYGVGSADWQLYANSGRLDPDKPLKDYTAEEWELFTRGSGFKVQLNVKSGSYKTNYEGVIDRFTRLGVKRDLSTVSERTREQIQRFISEGTCSACDGARLNPAALATKIDGRNIADWSRMQISDLIQVLGAIDDPVATPIAEAARTALARVEAIGLGYLSLDRATATLSGGESQRLKLVRHLGSTLTGMTYIFDEPSVGLHPRDVGRLNTLLRALRDQGNTVIVVEHDPDVIQIADHVVDVGPKAGAHGGEIVFEGDVAGLRAAETLTGEGLRRAVRGKETYREPTGALAITGASLHNLKNVSVDVPTGVLTAVTGVAGSGKSSLIAEVFVKAHPETIFVDQSAIAASSRSTPATYLGLMDPIRNLFAKATGAAAGLFSFNSEGACEECQGRGVIITELAYMDPVTTHCDVCDGRRFKDAVLEHKLRGKSIADVLELSAEDAVAFFTEAPLRRKLRPLVEVGLDYLSLGQPLSTLSGGERQRIKLATQLGRTGGVYVLDEPTTGLHMSDIDTLLALLDGLVDKGNTVVLIEHNLDVVQQADWVIDLGPDGGKAGGEIVFTGTPRDLLNSAESLTGEYLRRYRAVHAS, from the coding sequence ATGAGCGTCACCGTGGAAAGGCCGGGGCCGGCAGCGGCGGCCGTGGAGGCGGCGGACGGCATCCGCGTCGTCGGAGCTCGGGAGAACAACCTCAAGGACGTGTCCCTGACGATCCCCAAGAACAAGATCACGGTGTTCACCGGGGTGTCGGGGTCGGGCAAGTCGTCCATCGTCTTCGACACGATCGGCGTCGAGGCGCAGCGCCAGCTCAACGGCACCTTCCCCGCGTTCATCCGCAACCAGCTCCCCAAGTACGAGCGGCCGCAGGCGGACGCGATCGAGAACCTGACCGCGCCGGTCGTCGTCGACCAGAAGCCGGTCGGCGGCAACGCGCGCTCCACCGTCGGCACGATGACCGACATCTACTCGGTGATCCGGGCGCTGTTCGCCCGGCACGGCTCGCCGACCGACGGCCTCGTCTCGACGTACTCGTTCAACGACCCCAAGGGCATGTGCCCCGAGTGCGACGGGCTCGGGCAGGCCGTCCGCGCCGACCCGGACCTGATGTTCGACAAGGCCAAGTCGCTCAACGAGGGCGCGATCCTGCTGCCCAACTACGGCGTGGGCAGCGCCGACTGGCAGCTCTACGCCAACTCCGGCCGGCTCGACCCCGACAAGCCGCTGAAGGACTACACCGCCGAGGAGTGGGAGCTGTTCACCCGCGGCAGCGGCTTCAAGGTGCAGCTCAACGTGAAGAGCGGCTCCTACAAGACCAATTACGAGGGCGTGATCGACCGCTTCACCCGCCTCGGCGTCAAGCGCGACCTCAGCACGGTCAGCGAGCGCACCCGCGAGCAGATCCAGCGCTTCATCAGCGAGGGCACCTGCTCCGCCTGCGACGGCGCCCGGCTCAACCCCGCCGCGCTCGCCACCAAGATCGACGGGCGGAACATCGCCGACTGGTCGCGCATGCAGATCTCCGACCTGATCCAGGTGCTCGGCGCGATCGACGACCCGGTGGCCACGCCCATCGCCGAGGCCGCCCGCACCGCCCTGGCCCGGGTGGAGGCCATCGGCCTCGGCTACCTCAGCCTGGACCGCGCGACCGCCACCCTCTCCGGCGGCGAGAGCCAGCGCCTCAAGCTCGTCCGGCACCTCGGCAGCACGCTGACCGGCATGACGTACATCTTCGACGAGCCCAGCGTCGGCCTGCACCCGCGCGACGTCGGACGCCTCAACACCCTGCTGCGCGCGCTGCGCGACCAGGGCAACACCGTGATCGTCGTCGAGCACGACCCCGACGTCATCCAGATCGCCGACCACGTCGTGGACGTCGGCCCCAAGGCGGGCGCGCACGGCGGCGAGATCGTCTTCGAGGGCGACGTCGCCGGGCTGCGCGCGGCGGAGACGCTCACCGGGGAGGGGCTGCGCCGGGCCGTGCGCGGCAAGGAGACCTACCGCGAGCCGACCGGCGCGCTGGCCATCACCGGCGCCAGCCTGCACAACCTGAAGAACGTGTCGGTGGACGTGCCCACCGGCGTGCTGACCGCGGTGACCGGCGTCGCCGGGTCCGGCAAGAGCAGCCTGATCGCGGAGGTCTTCGTCAAGGCCCACCCGGAGACCATCTTCGTGGACCAGTCGGCGATCGCCGCGTCCTCCCGCTCCACGCCGGCCACCTACCTCGGCCTGATGGACCCGATCCGCAACCTGTTCGCCAAGGCCACCGGCGCCGCGGCCGGGCTGTTCAGCTTCAACTCCGAGGGCGCCTGCGAGGAGTGCCAGGGCCGCGGCGTGATCATCACCGAGCTGGCCTACATGGACCCGGTCACCACCCACTGCGACGTCTGCGACGGCCGCCGCTTCAAGGACGCGGTGCTGGAGCACAAGCTGCGCGGCAAGTCGATCGCCGACGTGCTGGAGCTGTCCGCCGAGGACGCCGTCGCGTTCTTCACCGAGGCTCCGCTGCGCCGCAAGCTGCGCCCGCTCGTCGAGGTGGGCCTGGACTACCTCAGCCTCGGCCAGCCGCTCAGCACCCTGTCCGGCGGCGAGCGCCAGCGCATCAAGCTCGCCACGCAGCTCGGCCGCACCGGCGGCGTGTACGTGCTGGACGAGCCCACCACCGGCCTGCACATGTCCGACATCGACACGCTGCTCGCCCTGCTCGACGGCCTGGTCGACAAGGGCAACACCGTCGTGCTCATCGAGCACAACCTGGACGTGGTCCAGCAGGCCGACTGGGTCATCGACCTCGGCCCCGACGGCGGCAAGGCCGGCGGCGAGATCGTCTTCACCGGCACCCCGCGCGACCTGCTGAACTCCGCCGAGTCCCTCACCGGCGAGTACCTGCGCCGCTACCGAGCCGTCCACGCGTCCTGA
- a CDS encoding cytochrome P450: MAEQVLEQVLGPAEIIATMVAPEGRMNPYPFYEALRAHGNLLHVKPGLVVVVGYAECTRVLRDGRLQVQDDKNYDLIYPDWRSHSSLRGFTNSMLYTNPPDHGRMRRLVTSALTPRQVTGLRPTVERMTGKLLDRLAELGAGGAPVDLMAEFAFRLPVAVISELLGVPEDKQVWFRQVAADVMIALEGLTNPEELAIADRAMDDLAAYLNELIERRSAEPSDDLLSRLVQARDDDGDRLTHDELMGNLMLLLNAGFDTTTHLIGHGVLQALERPEFADRLRDEPGFAVGYVEETLRFEPPVQATSRWAPADITIMGMEIPADTKIVVIMGAGNRDPLRFPEPDRFDPDRPDIQPLTFAAGIHYCVGAPLARMEAQIALPELLSRFPRLAVAGEPSFRDRWLVRGHDYVPVTLG; encoded by the coding sequence GTGGCGGAGCAGGTGCTGGAGCAGGTCCTCGGACCTGCGGAGATCATCGCGACCATGGTCGCCCCCGAAGGGCGCATGAACCCGTACCCCTTCTACGAGGCGCTGCGGGCCCACGGGAACCTGCTGCACGTCAAACCCGGGCTCGTGGTCGTCGTCGGCTACGCCGAGTGCACGCGGGTGCTGCGGGACGGCCGGCTACAGGTGCAGGACGACAAGAACTACGACCTGATCTACCCGGACTGGCGCTCGCACTCCTCGCTGCGCGGGTTCACCAACTCCATGCTCTACACCAACCCGCCCGACCACGGCCGGATGCGCCGCCTGGTGACCAGCGCGCTCACCCCGCGCCAGGTCACCGGGCTGCGCCCCACTGTGGAGCGCATGACCGGCAAGCTGCTCGACCGCCTGGCCGAGCTGGGCGCGGGCGGCGCGCCCGTCGACCTGATGGCGGAGTTCGCCTTCCGGCTGCCCGTCGCGGTGATCAGCGAGCTGCTCGGCGTCCCCGAGGACAAGCAGGTGTGGTTCCGCCAGGTGGCGGCCGACGTGATGATCGCGCTGGAGGGGCTGACCAACCCCGAGGAGCTGGCCATCGCCGACCGCGCGATGGACGACCTGGCGGCCTACCTCAACGAGCTCATCGAGCGCCGCAGCGCCGAGCCGTCCGACGACCTGCTGAGCAGGCTCGTCCAGGCCCGCGACGACGACGGCGACCGGCTCACGCACGACGAGCTGATGGGCAACCTGATGCTGCTGCTCAACGCCGGGTTCGACACCACCACCCACCTCATCGGGCACGGCGTCCTCCAGGCGCTGGAGCGGCCCGAGTTCGCCGACCGGCTGCGCGACGAGCCCGGCTTCGCCGTCGGATACGTCGAGGAGACGCTGCGCTTCGAGCCGCCGGTGCAGGCCACCAGCCGCTGGGCGCCGGCGGACATCACCATCATGGGCATGGAGATCCCCGCCGACACCAAGATCGTCGTCATCATGGGGGCCGGCAACCGGGACCCGCTCCGCTTCCCCGAGCCGGACCGCTTCGACCCCGACCGGCCCGACATCCAGCCCCTGACCTTCGCCGCCGGCATCCACTACTGCGTCGGCGCGCCGCTGGCCCGCATGGAGGCGCAGATCGCGCTCCCCGAACTGCTGAGCCGCTTCCCCCGCCTGGCCGTCGCCGGCGAGCCGAGCTTCCGCGACCGCTGGCTCGTCCGCGGCCACGACTACGTGCCCGTCACCCTCGGATAG
- a CDS encoding methyltransferase has product MAGGTGTGAELWAMAHLGTPMAVRVAATLRIADHIARGVDTAAALAPVVNADADALERLMRYLAARGVLTRDADGRYALTPKGEPLRDDHPDGMRAQLDIEAWVGRAELAFAHLLHSVRSGEPAFPLLFGHSFWDDLALNPALGEGFDAAMAKDMPVRAPAIAEAYDWGALGHVVDVGGGDGSLLTALLERHPTLRGTVVDQPETAEAARKALAAAGLADRADAVAGSFFDPLPPGAGGYVLSLIVHNWNDEAVRAILGRCAEAAGRDGRVFIVENIGDDGESPHTGMDLRMLVYYGGKERGLTDLAALAADRGLAITGVHRAGRLSVVELAAR; this is encoded by the coding sequence TTGGCAGGCGGGACAGGAACGGGCGCGGAGCTGTGGGCCATGGCCCACCTGGGGACGCCCATGGCCGTGCGCGTCGCGGCGACGCTGAGGATCGCCGACCACATCGCCCGCGGCGTGGACACCGCCGCCGCGCTGGCCCCGGTGGTGAACGCCGACGCCGACGCGCTGGAACGGCTCATGCGCTACCTGGCCGCCAGGGGAGTGCTCACCCGCGACGCCGACGGCCGGTACGCGCTCACCCCCAAGGGCGAGCCGCTGCGCGACGACCACCCCGACGGCATGCGCGCCCAGCTCGACATCGAGGCGTGGGTCGGCCGCGCCGAGCTGGCCTTCGCCCACCTGCTGCACAGCGTCCGCAGCGGCGAGCCGGCGTTTCCACTGCTGTTCGGCCACTCCTTCTGGGACGACCTGGCGCTGAACCCGGCGCTCGGCGAGGGGTTCGACGCCGCGATGGCCAAGGACATGCCGGTGCGCGCGCCCGCCATCGCCGAGGCGTACGACTGGGGGGCGCTCGGGCACGTCGTGGACGTCGGCGGCGGCGACGGCTCGCTGCTGACCGCCCTGCTGGAGCGGCACCCCACCCTGCGCGGCACGGTCGTCGACCAGCCGGAGACCGCCGAGGCCGCGCGCAAGGCGCTGGCCGCCGCGGGCCTGGCCGACCGCGCGGACGCGGTGGCGGGCAGCTTCTTCGACCCGCTGCCGCCGGGCGCGGGCGGGTACGTGCTGTCGCTCATCGTCCACAACTGGAACGACGAGGCGGTGCGCGCGATCCTGGGCCGCTGCGCGGAGGCGGCGGGCCGCGACGGGCGCGTGTTCATCGTCGAGAACATCGGCGACGACGGGGAGTCGCCGCACACCGGGATGGACCTGCGGATGCTCGTCTACTACGGCGGCAAGGAGCGCGGGCTCACCGACCTCGCCGCCCTGGCGGCGGACCGCGGGCTGGCCATCACGGGGGTCCACCGGGCGGGCAGGTTGTCCGTCGTCGAGCTGGCCGCTCGCTGA
- a CDS encoding tryptophan 2,3-dioxygenase — MIVDPPAVLTYSSYLALDDVLDAQHPNSEEHDEMLFIVVHQVYELWFKQLLHEFGKFQQDLTEGHTANAMQAATRAVKILKVAISQVDILETMTPRQFTAFRDGLGSGSGFQSAQFREIEATLGRRESKMYSHYPAGSRERERVERAMNRPSVFDSLLTYLFIRGYGVPHAALNRDVSAPWEASEDVQAVLAKVYEDDSGAAHICERLVDIDEAVQEWRYRHVKMVERIIGVRPGTGGSSGAAYLRGTLFSPLFPDLWAARGLM; from the coding sequence ATGATCGTCGACCCGCCCGCCGTGCTGACCTACTCCTCCTACCTGGCGCTCGACGACGTGCTGGACGCCCAGCACCCGAACTCCGAAGAGCACGACGAGATGCTGTTCATCGTCGTCCACCAGGTGTACGAACTGTGGTTCAAGCAGCTCCTGCACGAGTTCGGCAAGTTCCAGCAGGATCTGACCGAGGGGCACACGGCCAACGCGATGCAGGCGGCCACGCGGGCGGTGAAGATCCTCAAGGTGGCGATCTCGCAGGTCGACATCCTGGAGACCATGACCCCGCGCCAGTTCACCGCCTTCCGCGACGGCCTCGGCAGCGGCAGCGGGTTCCAGTCGGCGCAGTTCCGCGAGATCGAGGCGACGCTCGGGCGCCGCGAGAGCAAGATGTACTCGCACTACCCCGCGGGCAGCCGGGAGCGCGAGCGCGTCGAGCGGGCGATGAACCGTCCCTCCGTGTTCGACTCGCTGCTCACCTACCTGTTCATCCGCGGGTACGGCGTGCCGCACGCGGCGCTGAACCGGGACGTGTCCGCGCCCTGGGAGGCGTCGGAGGACGTGCAGGCCGTGCTGGCGAAGGTGTACGAGGACGACAGCGGCGCCGCGCACATCTGCGAGCGGCTGGTGGACATCGACGAGGCCGTGCAGGAGTGGCGCTACCGGCACGTGAAGATGGTCGAGCGCATCATCGGCGTGCGGCCGGGCACGGGCGGCTCGTCGGGCGCGGCCTACCTGCGCGGCACGCTGTTCTCGCCCCTGTTCCCCGACCTGTGGGCGGCGCGGGGGTTGATGTGA